In Nocardioides cavernae, a single genomic region encodes these proteins:
- a CDS encoding DUF1269 domain-containing protein, with translation MTENQGPDGPDADIVTGVSDGAYALVIADYADTESAWSAYEDLKAVEDGRTVAIEGVVVVKRGTDGRLEIQKSTDHSTRSGLRWGLVGGIALGILFPPSILGSAAVLGSTGAAAGKIRQLQHRHELTEDLEGSIAPGHSGIVALVSDPRAVKIRQALTLADAIVERTIDKVAADDIKAAAEEAAAEAKAAKDTDSAT, from the coding sequence ATGACGGAGAACCAGGGCCCGGACGGACCCGACGCGGACATCGTCACCGGCGTCTCGGACGGGGCCTACGCCCTCGTCATCGCCGACTACGCGGACACCGAGTCAGCGTGGAGTGCCTACGAAGACCTGAAAGCGGTCGAGGACGGTCGCACGGTCGCCATCGAAGGCGTCGTCGTGGTCAAGCGCGGCACGGACGGCAGGCTCGAGATCCAGAAGTCCACCGACCACAGCACCCGTTCCGGACTCCGGTGGGGACTGGTCGGCGGCATCGCACTCGGGATCCTCTTCCCACCCTCGATCCTGGGGAGCGCTGCCGTCCTGGGCTCGACCGGTGCCGCTGCCGGCAAGATCCGCCAGCTGCAGCATCGCCATGAGCTGACCGAGGACCTGGAGGGCTCGATCGCACCCGGCCATTCGGGAATCGTGGCTCTTGTCTCCGACCCCAGGGCGGTGAAGATCCGCCAGGCGCTCACCCTGGCCGATGCGATCGTGGAGCGGACGATCGACAAGGTGGCAGCCGATGACATCAAGGCTGCAGCCGAGGAGGCGGCCGCCGAGGCGAAGGCCGCCAAGGACACCGACTCCGCGACGTAG
- a CDS encoding arylsulfatase has product MADRPNILIIWGDDIGVSNLSCYSDGVMGYRTPHIDRIADEGVRFTDYYGEQSCTAGRAAFITGQNPYRTGLTKVGMPGMDVGLRAEDPTIATALKALGYATGQFGKNHFGDRDEFLPTMHGFDEFFGNLYHLNAEEEPELDDYPPEEDFPDFRKNFGPRGVIHSWSNGDGTQRIEDTGPLTKERMKTIDDEVAPEALRFMSDARAANTPFFVWLNTTHMHFRTHVKDGSRGRAGRWQSAYHDTMCDHDDLVGDVLAFLDDNGLAEDTIVMYSTDNGPHMNSWPDAGMTPFRSEKNSNWEGAYRVPAVVRWPGRIPAGTVLNGIVSHNDWFVTLLAAAGDTDVADRLKRGTDLGGTTYKVHLDGHNQLDYITGALDESPRKHFFYVSDDGDLTALRYDNWKLVFLEQRATGTLRVWAEPFTELRVPKMFNLRTDPYERADITSNTYYDWCLDHAWLPIPAQVYVSRMIESLAEFPARQEPPSFSIDRVLEKLKAGVGST; this is encoded by the coding sequence ATGGCGGACAGGCCGAACATCCTGATCATCTGGGGCGATGACATCGGGGTGAGCAACCTGAGCTGCTACAGCGACGGGGTGATGGGCTACCGGACCCCCCACATCGACCGCATCGCGGACGAGGGGGTGCGGTTCACCGACTACTACGGCGAGCAGAGCTGCACGGCAGGTCGCGCGGCGTTCATCACCGGTCAGAACCCGTACCGCACGGGCCTGACCAAGGTCGGGATGCCTGGCATGGACGTCGGGCTGAGGGCCGAGGACCCCACGATCGCGACGGCTCTCAAGGCGCTCGGCTACGCCACGGGGCAGTTCGGCAAGAACCACTTCGGCGACCGTGACGAGTTCCTCCCCACCATGCACGGCTTCGACGAGTTCTTCGGCAACCTCTACCACCTCAACGCCGAGGAGGAGCCCGAGCTCGACGACTACCCGCCCGAGGAGGACTTCCCCGACTTCCGCAAGAACTTCGGCCCGCGAGGCGTCATCCACTCGTGGTCGAACGGCGACGGCACGCAGCGCATCGAGGACACCGGCCCGCTGACGAAGGAGCGGATGAAGACCATCGACGACGAGGTCGCTCCCGAGGCGCTGCGGTTCATGTCCGACGCCAGGGCCGCCAACACCCCGTTCTTCGTCTGGCTCAACACCACCCACATGCACTTCCGCACCCATGTCAAGGACGGCAGCAGGGGTCGCGCCGGCCGGTGGCAGTCGGCCTACCACGACACGATGTGCGACCACGACGACCTGGTCGGCGACGTCCTGGCGTTCCTCGACGACAACGGGCTGGCCGAGGACACGATCGTCATGTACTCCACGGACAACGGTCCCCACATGAACTCCTGGCCCGATGCCGGCATGACACCGTTCCGGAGCGAGAAGAACTCGAACTGGGAGGGCGCGTACCGGGTGCCGGCGGTGGTTCGATGGCCCGGACGAATCCCGGCAGGCACGGTGCTGAACGGGATCGTCAGCCACAACGACTGGTTCGTCACCCTCCTCGCCGCGGCGGGTGACACCGACGTTGCGGACCGGTTGAAGCGGGGCACCGATCTGGGCGGGACGACGTACAAGGTGCACCTCGACGGGCACAACCAGCTGGACTACATCACCGGGGCGTTGGACGAGAGCCCCCGCAAGCACTTCTTCTACGTCTCCGACGACGGCGACCTGACCGCGCTGAGGTACGACAACTGGAAGCTGGTCTTCCTCGAGCAACGCGCGACCGGGACGCTGCGCGTGTGGGCAGAACCGTTCACGGAGCTGCGGGTGCCGAAGATGTTCAACCTCCGCACCGACCCCTACGAGCGCGCCGACATCACGTCCAACACCTACTACGACTGGTGCCTGGACCACGCCTGGTTGCCGATCCCGGCACAGGTGTACGTCTCCCGGATGATCGAGTCCCTGGCCGAGTTCCCGGCCCGGCAGGAACCACCCAGCTTCAGCATCGACCGGGTGCTCGAGAAGCTCAAGGCCGGCGTTGGCAGCACCTGA
- a CDS encoding metallopeptidase family protein, whose protein sequence is MHPDSIPLQDFEAMVVDALDSLPDWVIPIVAEIAVLVEDDQAPEDRRPGVLCLGLYRGVPRTTHYGRAPGTLPDTITLYRTPILAVCEHPEDVAPRVRKVLVHEVGHAMGLGEDELRSLG, encoded by the coding sequence ATGCACCCCGATTCCATCCCTCTGCAGGACTTCGAGGCCATGGTCGTCGACGCCCTGGACTCACTGCCCGACTGGGTGATCCCGATCGTGGCCGAGATCGCCGTCCTCGTCGAGGACGACCAGGCTCCCGAGGACAGGCGCCCCGGTGTCCTGTGCCTCGGGCTGTACCGCGGCGTTCCGCGCACCACTCACTACGGGCGTGCACCCGGCACCCTTCCCGACACCATCACGCTCTACCGCACCCCGATCCTCGCGGTCTGCGAGCACCCCGAGGACGTGGCGCCACGGGTGCGCAAGGTGCTGGTGCACGAGGTGGGGCACGCCATGGGGCTGGGTGAGGACGAGCTCCGGTCGCTGGGCTAG
- a CDS encoding AI-2E family transporter, with protein sequence MTGSTTSSDGGDGDASGSRLARLEPRSSIAAGTVTEEGAEDTVHVARRAATAATREFVHLRLPPWLRTLGTGAWLVVGIAVLVGIALLLLAGVASLMIPLVVAAVLAAILVPAVDRLERWRVPRWLGAALLLLVGLSIVVVVLVVVLQVLIDQGYDIWLQVTAGLDSAGDQLDPGGDRGEHLATVLASALRALLAGALGSALFSATALLVGIVLSVFVLLFLLKDWQPITTWSTHHAGLPPRVASELLDGTVRAFRGYALGLTEIGVMNAAVVGIGAVALGIPAAVPIALVTFIASYVPYFGAVLAGAFAVVVALGAQGLPVALAMLAIVLLANTTIQNFFEPFAFGRSLRLHPLVVLVATTAGTLLFGLMGAILAAPLTSASVNALRVLREVGLFDAAAPSDQPG encoded by the coding sequence GTGACCGGCTCGACCACCTCTTCGGACGGCGGCGACGGTGACGCCTCCGGTTCTCGGCTCGCGCGCCTCGAGCCTCGCTCCTCGATCGCGGCAGGCACCGTGACCGAGGAGGGCGCTGAGGACACGGTGCACGTGGCACGTCGCGCGGCGACGGCAGCCACGCGAGAGTTCGTGCACCTGAGGCTCCCGCCCTGGCTCCGTACCCTCGGCACGGGCGCATGGCTGGTGGTCGGGATCGCCGTCCTCGTCGGGATCGCCCTCCTGCTGCTTGCAGGGGTGGCGTCGTTGATGATCCCGTTGGTCGTTGCCGCGGTGCTCGCCGCGATCCTGGTGCCCGCGGTCGACCGACTCGAGCGCTGGCGCGTGCCGCGCTGGCTGGGCGCTGCCCTGCTTCTGCTGGTCGGGCTGTCGATCGTCGTGGTCGTTCTCGTGGTGGTTCTCCAGGTGCTCATCGACCAGGGCTACGACATCTGGCTCCAGGTGACTGCAGGTCTCGACTCGGCCGGCGACCAGCTGGATCCGGGCGGCGACCGCGGCGAGCACCTCGCGACGGTGCTGGCATCGGCGCTGCGCGCCCTCCTCGCCGGCGCGCTCGGCTCAGCGCTGTTCTCCGCGACCGCACTGCTCGTCGGCATCGTCCTCAGCGTGTTCGTCCTGCTGTTCCTGCTCAAGGACTGGCAGCCGATCACGACCTGGAGCACACATCACGCGGGTCTGCCGCCGCGCGTGGCGAGCGAGCTCTTGGACGGCACCGTCCGGGCGTTTCGTGGCTACGCCCTCGGGCTGACGGAGATCGGTGTGATGAACGCAGCCGTGGTCGGCATCGGGGCCGTCGCCCTCGGGATACCGGCAGCGGTGCCGATCGCTCTGGTCACCTTCATCGCCTCCTACGTGCCCTACTTCGGCGCCGTTCTCGCCGGTGCCTTCGCCGTCGTGGTCGCACTCGGAGCGCAGGGGCTCCCCGTCGCCCTGGCGATGCTCGCGATCGTGCTGCTGGCCAACACCACCATCCAGAACTTCTTCGAGCCGTTTGCGTTCGGGCGGTCATTGCGGCTCCACCCGCTCGTGGTCCTCGTCGCCACCACCGCAGGGACCCTTCTCTTCGGGTTGATGGGAGCCATCCTGGCTGCCCCGCTGACCTCCGCCTCCGTCAACGCGCTGCGCGTCCTCAGGGAGGTCGGACTCTTCGACGCGGCGGCGCCGAGCGATCAGCCAGGCTGA
- a CDS encoding arsenate reductase/protein-tyrosine-phosphatase family protein: protein MDFEARVAGLSALAEPARLRIVDLLGIGDASPGELRAELGLPSNLLAHHLKVLEDAGIVSRHRSHADKRRTYLRLHRERLAGLLPAASSAAGATAERVVFVCTANSARSQLAAALWREASPIPVTSGGTHPGAAIAPGAVAAARRHGLVLVQERPQSLDGLLRDGDFVVTVCDAAHEELPADRRSGTRPRLAGVSHWSVPDPVAAGTDAAFDAAYDDIAGRVADLAPRLTPTVDATPDATAS from the coding sequence ATGGACTTCGAGGCACGGGTCGCGGGCTTGTCCGCCTTGGCTGAGCCGGCGCGGTTGCGCATTGTGGACCTGCTCGGCATCGGTGACGCGTCCCCTGGGGAGCTGCGCGCGGAGCTCGGACTGCCCTCGAACCTGCTGGCCCACCACCTGAAGGTGCTGGAGGATGCCGGCATCGTGTCCCGTCACCGCTCGCACGCCGACAAGCGCCGCACGTACCTCCGGTTGCACCGCGAACGCTTGGCGGGCTTGCTGCCGGCTGCGTCCTCCGCGGCTGGTGCGACGGCGGAACGCGTGGTGTTCGTGTGCACCGCGAACTCGGCGCGTTCGCAGCTCGCGGCGGCGCTCTGGCGCGAAGCCAGCCCCATTCCGGTCACGTCGGGCGGCACGCACCCGGGCGCCGCCATCGCCCCCGGGGCAGTGGCCGCGGCCCGTCGCCACGGACTGGTCCTGGTCCAGGAACGGCCCCAGTCGCTCGACGGACTGCTCCGCGACGGCGACTTCGTCGTGACGGTGTGCGACGCCGCGCACGAGGAGCTCCCGGCGGACCGTCGGTCGGGTACCCGGCCGCGGCTGGCGGGCGTGAGCCACTGGTCGGTCCCCGACCCGGTCGCGGCCGGGACCGACGCGGCCTTCGACGCCGCCTACGACGACATCGCCGGTCGGGTGGCCGACCTTGCCCCGCGCCTGACCCCCACCGTCGATGCCACCCCAGACGCCACTGCCTCCTAG
- a CDS encoding MFS transporter, with translation MTGARQAGISPGTAAAASAPVPGLSRAVAVLCATEIVSWGVLFYAFPVLASTISADEGWPMVWLVAAFTLALVVSGGCGIWVGRRIDRAGPRTVMTAGSALAVASVVALSAAPSLQWFFAAWMTAGAAMSATLYAPAFAAVTGWSGGDAVRRVRSLTAITLVAGLASTVFAPVTALLLSGLGWRDTYLALAGVLLLTVPLHAWGLRPQWTSTSIPPAARDEGGSWQREGDFDGRAFARLVVAMALAGFAVYAVVINLVPLLTGNGLTTTQAAAALGVGGVGQVVGRLFYGPVLSRLGPTARTVTTIAGVVATTGALAVWQSPFALVCALTFASGTVRGVFTLIQATAVVDRWGVGDIGHRNGILTGAITVVSAFAPWVGALLAAGLGSYDATFTLLAVVAAASMLLLLSERGRRYA, from the coding sequence ATGACCGGAGCCCGACAGGCCGGGATCAGCCCCGGGACCGCTGCTGCAGCGTCGGCACCGGTTCCGGGGCTGTCCCGCGCCGTGGCGGTGCTGTGCGCCACCGAGATCGTGTCCTGGGGGGTGCTCTTCTACGCCTTCCCGGTGCTTGCCAGCACCATCAGCGCCGACGAGGGCTGGCCGATGGTGTGGCTGGTGGCGGCGTTCACGCTGGCACTCGTGGTCTCCGGCGGATGCGGCATCTGGGTCGGCCGCCGCATCGACCGCGCCGGACCCCGCACCGTGATGACTGCCGGGTCCGCGCTGGCCGTCGCATCGGTGGTGGCGCTGTCCGCTGCACCGAGCCTGCAGTGGTTCTTCGCCGCCTGGATGACGGCCGGCGCCGCGATGTCGGCAACCCTGTACGCACCCGCATTCGCCGCCGTCACCGGGTGGAGCGGGGGAGACGCGGTGCGTCGCGTCCGGTCACTGACTGCCATCACCCTGGTCGCCGGACTGGCGTCGACCGTGTTCGCACCCGTGACGGCACTGCTGCTGTCCGGCCTGGGATGGCGCGACACCTACCTCGCGCTCGCAGGTGTCCTCCTGCTGACGGTGCCGCTTCACGCCTGGGGACTCCGGCCGCAGTGGACCTCGACCAGCATCCCGCCCGCCGCGCGCGACGAAGGCGGCTCGTGGCAGCGGGAGGGCGACTTCGACGGACGTGCCTTCGCGCGCCTGGTCGTCGCCATGGCTCTGGCCGGCTTCGCCGTCTACGCCGTCGTCATCAACCTCGTCCCGCTCCTGACCGGCAACGGGCTCACCACCACTCAAGCTGCTGCCGCGCTCGGTGTGGGAGGCGTCGGGCAGGTGGTCGGCCGCTTGTTCTACGGACCGGTGCTCAGCCGACTGGGACCGACCGCACGAACCGTGACGACCATCGCCGGGGTCGTGGCGACCACCGGTGCTCTCGCGGTGTGGCAGTCGCCGTTCGCGCTGGTGTGCGCCCTGACGTTCGCCTCCGGCACGGTCCGCGGCGTCTTCACCCTGATCCAGGCGACTGCGGTGGTGGACCGCTGGGGTGTGGGCGACATCGGGCACCGCAACGGCATCCTCACCGGCGCCATCACGGTCGTGTCCGCGTTCGCTCCATGGGTGGGGGCGCTGCTGGCCGCAGGTCTCGGGTCGTACGACGCGACGTTCACGTTGCTCGCCGTGGTGGCTGCCGCGTCGATGCTCCTCCTGCTGAGCGAGCGAGGGCGCCGCTACGCCTGA
- a CDS encoding GNAT family N-acetyltransferase encodes MTTTTQDETVETLEDAITGITGGVEAAACSDAACQPASETPLALGRDEAETFASWFSTLSDPTRVRLLHAVSTAPAGHIRIGDLALELGIAQPTVTHHVQKLAEVGFLNVDRVGTSKHVSVNPACCTGLPHAADVVMGTLAARPCCPEDLPIDVTTRAMTDDDLPVVRDIYAEGIATRNATFETEVPDLRTMAAKWLPRHRWVAEADLGGTTQVVGWTAISPVSERACYSGVGESSVYVAGAARGRGVGKALLWRQVNEADTGGLWTLQTSVFPENRASIALHHSAGYATLAVRSRIAQLDGMWRDTVLLERRKVD; translated from the coding sequence GTGACCACCACGACGCAGGACGAGACCGTCGAGACGCTCGAGGACGCCATCACCGGCATCACCGGCGGTGTCGAGGCAGCCGCGTGCAGTGACGCCGCGTGCCAGCCGGCGAGCGAGACGCCGCTGGCGCTGGGTCGCGACGAGGCCGAGACGTTCGCCAGCTGGTTCTCGACGTTGTCCGACCCCACGCGCGTTCGACTGCTTCACGCCGTCTCGACCGCGCCTGCCGGGCACATCCGCATCGGCGACCTGGCGCTCGAGCTCGGCATCGCCCAGCCCACGGTGACCCACCACGTGCAGAAGCTCGCAGAGGTGGGGTTCCTCAACGTCGACCGTGTCGGCACCAGCAAGCACGTCTCGGTCAACCCGGCCTGCTGCACGGGCCTGCCGCACGCCGCCGACGTCGTGATGGGCACCCTCGCCGCGCGTCCTTGCTGCCCTGAGGACCTGCCCATCGACGTCACCACCCGCGCGATGACCGACGACGACCTTCCGGTCGTGCGCGACATCTACGCCGAGGGCATCGCCACCCGCAACGCGACCTTCGAGACCGAGGTGCCCGACCTGCGCACGATGGCAGCGAAGTGGCTGCCCAGGCATCGGTGGGTCGCCGAGGCCGACCTCGGCGGCACCACCCAGGTCGTCGGCTGGACCGCCATCTCCCCCGTGTCGGAGCGCGCGTGCTACTCCGGTGTAGGCGAGTCCTCGGTGTACGTCGCCGGGGCCGCGCGTGGCCGTGGTGTCGGCAAGGCACTGCTGTGGCGCCAGGTCAACGAGGCCGACACCGGCGGGCTGTGGACGCTGCAGACCTCGGTGTTCCCCGAGAACCGGGCGTCCATCGCGCTGCACCACTCGGCCGGCTACGCCACCCTCGCGGTCCGCTCCCGCATCGCCCAGCTCGACGGCATGTGGCGGGACACCGTCCTCCTCGAGCGTCGCAAGGTCGACTGA
- a CDS encoding arsenate-mycothiol transferase ArsC produces the protein MTAATSTPATETTTPVPQVVFACIRNGGRSVISRVLTEHYAGGRVLALSAGTQPGEHIHPEVADALEELGLDTSAETPTKLTRETIQTSVMAITLGCGEECPYVPGVTYVDWPVSDPGGQDDETVRGIIADIDGRVRALLVELVPDIELPPSVLD, from the coding sequence ATGACCGCCGCCACGTCCACGCCCGCCACCGAGACGACCACCCCCGTGCCGCAGGTCGTGTTCGCGTGCATCCGCAACGGCGGCCGCTCGGTCATCTCCCGCGTCCTGACCGAGCACTACGCCGGCGGTCGGGTCCTGGCTCTCTCGGCGGGCACGCAGCCCGGTGAGCACATCCACCCCGAGGTCGCCGACGCCCTGGAGGAGCTCGGCCTGGACACCTCCGCCGAGACGCCGACGAAGCTGACGCGAGAGACCATCCAGACGTCCGTCATGGCCATCACGCTCGGCTGTGGCGAGGAGTGCCCGTACGTGCCCGGCGTGACGTACGTCGACTGGCCGGTCTCCGACCCGGGCGGTCAGGACGACGAGACGGTGCGCGGCATCATCGCCGACATCGACGGCCGCGTCCGCGCGCTGCTGGTCGAGCTGGTCCCGGACATCGAGCTGCCGCCCTCGGTCCTCGACTGA
- a CDS encoding DUF4386 domain-containing protein has protein sequence MTTTQGTTQSTVTHQTARDETRRAATIVGWLFIVTYVTSISAKIGFYPPLFDGNYVTGPGDDSRVLWGAFAECILIIANIGTATALYTVVKHRYPNLGLSFIAARIMESVFIGVGILAVLTVVTLRQDYAAADDQSAAGLAVVGDAFLAMQEWTFNLGPAFVVGVGNGCILGWMMFRSGLVPRRLAVLGLIGGPLLIATGSAAVLGLIEPGGAVQTLSAAPEFFWELGLGIYLIVKGFKTPTQA, from the coding sequence ATGACCACCACCCAAGGCACCACACAGTCCACCGTCACCCACCAGACGGCTCGCGACGAGACCCGCCGCGCCGCCACCATCGTCGGCTGGCTCTTCATCGTCACCTACGTCACCTCGATCTCCGCCAAGATCGGGTTCTACCCGCCGCTGTTCGACGGGAACTACGTCACCGGTCCCGGAGACGACTCCCGCGTCCTGTGGGGTGCGTTCGCGGAGTGCATCCTCATCATCGCCAACATCGGCACCGCCACAGCGCTGTACACCGTCGTCAAGCACCGCTATCCCAACCTCGGCCTCAGCTTCATCGCCGCCCGCATCATGGAGAGCGTCTTCATCGGTGTCGGCATCCTCGCCGTCCTCACCGTCGTCACCCTGCGGCAGGACTACGCGGCCGCCGACGACCAGTCCGCCGCCGGCCTGGCCGTCGTCGGGGACGCGTTCCTCGCCATGCAGGAGTGGACGTTCAACCTCGGCCCCGCGTTCGTCGTCGGCGTCGGCAACGGCTGCATCCTCGGCTGGATGATGTTCCGCAGCGGCCTGGTGCCGCGCCGGCTTGCCGTGCTCGGCCTCATCGGCGGACCGCTCCTGATCGCCACCGGCTCCGCAGCCGTCCTCGGCCTCATCGAGCCCGGTGGTGCAGTCCAGACCCTCTCGGCCGCACCCGAGTTCTTCTGGGAGCTCGGCCTGGGCATCTACCTCATCGTGAAGGGCTTCAAGACCCCCACTCAGGCGTAG
- a CDS encoding FAD-dependent oxidoreductase has translation MTTSASPTPAASLPVVIIGAGPIGLAAAANAAERGMGFVVLEGGPDAGAAVGEWSHVRLFSSWSELADPAARRLLDGAGTWTAPDDDAYPTGGEWRDAYLHPLAALLDALDGGSVRYDSRVVGVSRAGRDLMVDSGREGDPFAVHVDGPGGRERLLASAVVDASGTWTSPNPLGADGYPALGERENAARFTYGIPDLRDPAVAARYAGKHVAVAGKGASAQGVLIGLAQLARTDSATRVSWLLRRPSVGDAFGGGDNDQLEQRGKLGQDAKAAAASGLVTNVTHFRTESVATQDDSRLTITSVDGQQVTDVDEVIVVTGFRPDFGFLSEVRLDLDPALGSARILADQIHPDHHSCGDVAPHGHRELTQPEQGLFLVGMKSYGRAPSFLAMTGYEQVRSVMAALDGDLEAADRVDLVLPETGVCNGAGAFDDPDAVALAGGGGGCCGPAPADVAPLELEPQLLSIGSPVAVGVGAAPAGSEETSSGCCG, from the coding sequence GTGACCACCTCAGCCAGTCCCACCCCTGCCGCGTCCTTGCCGGTCGTCATCATCGGCGCCGGCCCCATCGGCCTGGCCGCCGCGGCGAACGCCGCCGAGCGCGGGATGGGCTTCGTCGTCCTCGAGGGCGGCCCAGATGCCGGTGCCGCGGTCGGCGAGTGGTCGCACGTGCGACTTTTTTCGTCCTGGTCCGAGCTCGCCGACCCCGCGGCGCGCCGTCTCCTCGACGGCGCCGGCACGTGGACGGCACCCGACGACGACGCCTACCCGACCGGCGGGGAGTGGCGCGACGCCTACCTGCACCCCTTGGCGGCGCTGCTCGACGCTCTGGACGGCGGCTCGGTGCGCTACGACTCCCGCGTGGTGGGCGTGAGCCGTGCCGGCCGTGACCTGATGGTCGACTCCGGCCGTGAGGGCGACCCGTTCGCCGTCCACGTCGACGGTCCCGGAGGGCGCGAGCGGCTCCTCGCCAGCGCGGTCGTGGACGCCTCAGGCACCTGGACCAGCCCCAACCCGCTCGGCGCCGACGGTTATCCCGCACTGGGCGAGAGGGAGAACGCCGCCCGCTTCACGTATGGCATCCCCGACCTCCGCGACCCGGCGGTCGCCGCCCGCTACGCGGGCAAGCACGTAGCCGTCGCCGGCAAGGGTGCCTCGGCCCAGGGCGTCCTCATCGGCCTTGCCCAGCTCGCCCGGACCGACTCCGCCACCCGAGTGTCGTGGCTGCTGCGTCGCCCCTCCGTGGGCGACGCGTTCGGTGGCGGCGACAACGACCAGCTCGAGCAACGCGGCAAGCTCGGCCAGGACGCCAAGGCGGCCGCAGCGAGCGGGCTCGTCACCAACGTGACCCACTTCCGCACCGAGTCCGTCGCCACCCAGGACGACAGCCGCCTCACCATCACCTCGGTCGACGGCCAGCAGGTCACCGACGTCGACGAGGTCATCGTCGTCACCGGCTTCCGGCCCGACTTCGGGTTCCTGTCCGAGGTCCGCCTCGACCTCGACCCCGCCCTGGGGTCCGCCCGCATCCTTGCCGACCAGATCCACCCCGACCACCACAGCTGTGGTGATGTGGCCCCGCACGGGCACCGGGAGCTGACGCAGCCCGAGCAGGGCCTGTTCCTGGTCGGGATGAAGTCCTACGGCCGCGCTCCGTCGTTCCTGGCGATGACCGGGTACGAACAGGTCCGCTCCGTGATGGCCGCCCTCGACGGCGATCTCGAGGCCGCCGACCGGGTCGACCTCGTCCTTCCCGAGACAGGTGTCTGCAACGGCGCCGGCGCGTTCGACGACCCGGACGCCGTCGCGCTGGCCGGCGGCGGGGGAGGGTGTTGCGGTCCCGCCCCGGCGGACGTGGCCCCGCTGGAGCTCGAGCCGCAGCTGCTGAGCATCGGCTCGCCCGTCGCGGTCGGCGTCGGCGCGGCCCCGGCCGGGAGCGAGGAGACCAGCTCGGGCTGCTGCGGATGA
- a CDS encoding aquaporin, whose protein sequence is MAAPLHRRLVAELLGTALLVTVVVGSGIAAQQLSPDDVGLQLLENSTATVFGLTVLILLFGPVSGAHFNPVVSAADWLLGRRAGTGLTGGEVGAYTLAQIAGAVAGAVLANVMFDIDITELSTKERAGSNLLVAEVVATAGLVALIFALARTGRGALAAPAVGAYIGAAYWFTSSTSFANPAVTIGRIFSDTFAGIDPASVPGFIAAQVVGGLIGIALVRYLFPDVAAAAGDVVVPHTTHPSSSETADTRSTR, encoded by the coding sequence ATGGCAGCACCTCTGCACCGTCGGCTCGTCGCCGAGCTCCTCGGCACCGCACTACTCGTCACCGTCGTCGTCGGCTCCGGCATCGCCGCCCAGCAGCTCTCACCCGACGACGTAGGCCTGCAGCTGCTGGAGAACTCCACGGCCACCGTGTTCGGCCTGACCGTCCTCATCCTCCTGTTCGGCCCCGTCTCCGGGGCCCACTTCAACCCGGTCGTCTCTGCCGCCGACTGGCTGCTCGGCCGCCGCGCCGGAACCGGCCTCACCGGCGGCGAGGTCGGCGCGTACACGCTGGCGCAGATCGCGGGCGCCGTCGCCGGCGCGGTGTTGGCGAACGTCATGTTCGACATCGACATCACCGAGCTGTCGACCAAGGAGCGTGCCGGGTCGAACCTGCTCGTCGCCGAGGTCGTCGCGACCGCCGGCCTGGTCGCGCTCATCTTCGCGCTCGCCCGCACCGGCCGCGGCGCGCTGGCGGCACCGGCCGTGGGTGCCTACATCGGTGCGGCCTACTGGTTCACGTCCTCCACGTCGTTCGCGAACCCGGCCGTCACCATCGGCCGCATCTTCTCCGACACGTTCGCGGGCATCGACCCCGCGTCCGTGCCCGGGTTCATCGCTGCGCAGGTCGTCGGCGGCCTGATCGGCATCGCCCTGGTCCGCTACCTGTTCCCCGACGTCGCAGCTGCCGCAGGCGACGTCGTCGTCCCGCACACCACCCACCCGTCCTCTTCCGAGACGGCTGACACCAGGAGCACCCGATGA
- a CDS encoding nuclear transport factor 2 family protein, which translates to MRTPLERLTDAQNAHDVELFASCFAPDYRSEQPAHPGREFSGRAQVQENWSSVFAGVPDFRAELLATCRDRDVEWGEVSWHGHHRDGAVFAMRGVFIATVRDELIVSARLYVEPVEQHDEDIGAAVERLYRPPGHDS; encoded by the coding sequence ATGCGCACGCCGCTCGAGCGCCTCACCGATGCCCAGAACGCCCACGACGTCGAGCTGTTCGCATCGTGCTTCGCGCCCGACTACCGGAGCGAGCAACCGGCGCATCCGGGTCGCGAGTTCTCGGGGCGGGCGCAGGTCCAGGAGAACTGGTCCTCGGTCTTCGCCGGTGTCCCGGACTTCCGGGCGGAGCTCCTGGCGACCTGTCGCGATCGAGACGTGGAGTGGGGCGAGGTCTCCTGGCACGGCCACCACAGGGACGGCGCGGTCTTTGCCATGCGGGGGGTCTTCATCGCCACGGTCCGCGACGAGCTGATCGTCTCTGCCCGGTTGTACGTGGAGCCGGTCGAGCAGCACGACGAGGACATCGGTGCCGCGGTGGAGCGGCTCTACCGGCCGCCCGGTCACGACTCATGA